A part of Saimiri boliviensis isolate mSaiBol1 chromosome 13, mSaiBol1.pri, whole genome shotgun sequence genomic DNA contains:
- the STAR gene encoding steroidogenic acute regulatory protein, mitochondrial, whose product MLLATFKLCAGSSYRHMRNMKGLRQQAVMAIGQELNRRALGGPTPSAWINQVRRRSSLLGSRLEETLYSDQELAYLRQGEEAMQKALGILSNQEGWKKESQQDNGDKVMSKVVPDVGKVFRLEVVVDQPMERLYEELVERMEAMGEWNPSVKEIKVLQKIGKDTVITHELAAEAAGSLVGPRDFVSVRCAKRRGSTCVLAGMATDFGNMPEQKGVIRAEHGPTCMVLHPLAGSPSKTKLTWLLSIDLKGWLPKSIINQVLSQTQVDFANHLRKRLESYPASEARC is encoded by the exons ATGCTGCTAGCGACATTCAAGCTGTGTGCCGGGAGCTCCTACAGACACATGCGCAACATGAAGG GGCTGAGGCAACAGGCTGTGATGGCCATCGGCCAGGAGCTGAACCGGAGGGCCCTGGGGGGCCCCACTCCTAGTGCATGGATTAACCAGGTTCGGCGGCGGAGCTCTCTGCTTG GTTCTCGGCTGGAAGAGACTCTCTACAGTGACCAGGAGCTGGCTTATCTCCGACAGGGGGAGGAGGCCATGCAAAAAGCCTTGGGCATCCTAAGCAATCAGGAGGGCTGGAAGAAGGAGAGCCAGCAG GACAATGGGGACAAAGTGATGAGTAAAGTGGTCCCAGATGTGGGAAAGGTGTTCCGGCTGGAGGTCGTGGTGGACCAGCCCATGGAGAGGCTCTATGAAGAGCTCGTGGAACGCATGGAGGCCATGGGGGAGTGGAACCCCAGTGTCAAGGAGATCAAG GTCCTGCAGAAGATTGGAAAAGATACAGTCATTACCCATGAGCTGGCTGCAGAGGCAGCAGGAAGCCTGGTGGGGCCCCGTGACTTTGTGAGCGTGCGCTGTGCCAAGCGCCGAGGCTCTACCTGTGTGCTGGCTGGCATGGCCACAGACTTCGGGAACATGCCTGAGCAGAAGGGTGTCATCAG GGCGGAACATGGTCCCACTTGTATGGTGCTTCACCCGCTGGCTGGAAGTCCCTCCAAGACCAAACTCACGTGGCTGCTCAGCATCGACCTCAAG GGGTGGCTGCCCAAGAGCATCATCAACCAGGTCCTGTCCCAGACCCAGGTGGATTTTGCCAACCACCTGCGCAAGCGCCTCGAGTCCTACCCTGCCTCTGAAGCCAggtgttga